Proteins from a single region of Haloarchaeobius litoreus:
- a CDS encoding sugar phosphate isomerase/epimerase family protein — translation MSKSARRYDLGVQSFTYREFSVPDLCQELGDTDVSAIELCHEHVTPETERDAVDTIRQDLGDTGIDICGYGVVEFDAEDDESDIRETMSMIDHLGGEYCSLEFPPADKDIRERLLSVAAEFDLDLAIHNHGPGATYSTVDDVTRVLDETDDTRLGACVDTGHYLRSGEEPSDVFPTLGERVLALHVKDFVDEETEAIPGSGRLDIPELLDMLDEETNLAQPLVIEYEADPDDPTPAVVEAVEAFQRAME, via the coding sequence GTGAGCAAGTCAGCACGACGGTACGACCTCGGCGTCCAGAGTTTCACGTACCGTGAGTTCAGCGTGCCCGACCTCTGTCAGGAACTCGGGGACACGGACGTGTCGGCGATCGAACTGTGCCACGAACACGTCACGCCCGAAACCGAACGCGACGCGGTCGATACGATCCGACAGGACCTCGGGGACACCGGTATCGACATCTGTGGCTACGGTGTCGTGGAGTTCGACGCCGAGGACGACGAATCGGATATCCGGGAGACGATGTCGATGATCGACCACCTCGGGGGAGAGTACTGTTCACTGGAGTTCCCGCCGGCCGACAAGGACATCCGCGAGCGGTTGCTCTCCGTCGCTGCGGAGTTCGATCTCGATCTGGCGATCCACAACCACGGTCCCGGCGCGACCTACTCGACGGTGGACGATGTCACACGCGTCCTCGACGAGACAGACGACACCCGGTTGGGGGCCTGCGTCGATACCGGTCACTACCTCCGGTCCGGGGAAGAGCCATCTGACGTGTTTCCGACTCTCGGCGAACGCGTCCTCGCGCTCCACGTGAAGGACTTCGTCGACGAGGAAACCGAGGCGATTCCAGGGAGCGGTCGGCTCGACATCCCGGAGTTGCTCGACATGCTCGACGAGGAGACGAACCTTGCACAGCCACTCGTCATCGAATACGAGGCCGACCCGGACGATCCGACCCCGGCCGTCGTCGAAGCGGTCGAGGCGTTTCAGCGAGCGATGGAGTAG
- a CDS encoding Gfo/Idh/MocA family protein has translation MTSFDIAFIGTGANPDEPSVDGFAMAYQHAEAYEQLDNCRLVGCADIVEENAAAFAEEFDIPAEGVFTDYQEMLAALEPDIVSNCTPPATHADLVVGTAESGVVDAIHCEKPMSLTWGGSRRMAEACEREDVQLTFNHMRRFGDPFRVAKQRLDDGAIGDLRRIEYSWGNFYDNGTHAVDMCNYFNDEHSAKWVIGQLDYQEEDIRFGTHNENQVLACWEYENGVFGMAATGPAADVADGDWRLVGSDGFMDVHLTEKLAVNVYSTDSDACEELTFEELAPGTSCIDRAIGDIVDALETGRRSELDAKNALNATEIIFAGYESVRRRGRVDLPLDIDDNPLESMVADGQLSPASSGSD, from the coding sequence GTGACGTCGTTCGACATCGCATTCATCGGAACCGGAGCAAACCCCGACGAACCCTCCGTCGATGGGTTTGCCATGGCTTACCAGCACGCCGAGGCCTACGAGCAACTCGACAACTGCCGACTCGTCGGCTGTGCCGACATCGTCGAGGAGAACGCCGCTGCGTTCGCTGAGGAGTTCGACATCCCGGCCGAAGGCGTGTTCACCGATTACCAGGAGATGCTCGCAGCGCTGGAACCGGACATCGTGAGCAACTGCACGCCGCCCGCGACCCACGCCGATCTCGTCGTCGGAACCGCCGAGAGCGGCGTCGTCGACGCGATCCACTGTGAGAAACCGATGTCGCTCACGTGGGGCGGCAGTCGTCGGATGGCAGAGGCCTGCGAGCGCGAGGACGTGCAGCTGACGTTCAACCACATGCGTCGTTTCGGTGACCCCTTCCGGGTCGCGAAACAGCGACTCGACGACGGCGCGATCGGTGACCTCCGCCGCATCGAGTACAGCTGGGGCAACTTCTACGACAACGGGACCCACGCCGTCGACATGTGTAACTACTTCAATGACGAACACAGCGCGAAGTGGGTCATCGGGCAGCTGGACTACCAGGAGGAGGACATCCGGTTCGGCACGCACAACGAGAATCAGGTGCTCGCGTGCTGGGAGTACGAGAACGGTGTCTTCGGGATGGCCGCGACCGGTCCGGCTGCCGACGTCGCCGACGGTGACTGGCGTCTCGTCGGCAGCGACGGCTTCATGGACGTCCACCTGACCGAGAAACTCGCCGTCAACGTCTACAGCACCGACTCGGACGCCTGTGAGGAACTGACGTTCGAGGAGCTCGCCCCGGGAACGTCCTGTATCGACAGGGCGATCGGAGACATCGTCGACGCGCTCGAGACGGGACGGCGCTCGGAGCTCGACGCGAAGAACGCACTCAACGCGACCGAGATCATCTTCGCCGGCTACGAGTCGGTTCGTCGCCGCGGCCGCGTCGATCTCCCGCTGGACATCGACGACAACCCGCTCGAATCGATGGTCGCGGACGGACAGCTTTCGCCCGCCTCCTCCGGCAGCGACTGA
- a CDS encoding glycosyltransferase — MSKQSSTPTEQTTVSQTRRSDLKRIAMVTTPGDGSCGIGTYARDLIDGIDAVDAEVVEIPQDEHSVAGFLQLALRAARRGGDVVHVQHEYGLFRRPGSKYPGVLGVVFFPVLYVACALQSKDIVVTMHSVLDFEPDEAPFSVRLYLLTMHKLLAICSTHLIFLAPDCASKFRDDIALGTEEYSLLSHGVNTDVSPDVSQAQAKRRFGYDQDETVIAIPGFIRPPKGHDIFIEVASRLPEYEFMIAGGARPKGEDFEFAEQIRSEAPDNVTVTGVLDDRDYWTALKAPDLAVLPYRVVTQSGTFNACATQELPVLASDARYFERIQGTWGTPETTDISDVDEVVERVRQLLEGGSRRTGLAESIAQYKQANSFEQVGTDHRRIYHRIQHGTDGEPHRSVDSNQFAGSS, encoded by the coding sequence ATGAGCAAACAGTCCAGCACTCCGACTGAACAGACAACAGTATCGCAAACGCGTCGGAGCGATCTGAAGCGTATTGCGATGGTAACAACACCCGGTGATGGCTCGTGTGGAATCGGTACGTACGCGCGAGACCTCATCGACGGCATCGACGCAGTTGACGCAGAGGTCGTCGAGATCCCGCAGGACGAGCACTCGGTCGCTGGCTTTCTGCAGCTCGCTCTGCGCGCGGCACGCAGGGGCGGAGACGTGGTCCACGTACAACACGAGTACGGGCTCTTTCGCCGCCCGGGAAGCAAGTATCCCGGCGTGCTCGGCGTCGTCTTCTTCCCGGTGCTCTACGTCGCCTGCGCACTCCAGTCGAAAGACATCGTCGTTACGATGCACTCGGTGCTCGATTTCGAGCCGGACGAGGCACCGTTTTCGGTCAGACTCTATCTCCTGACGATGCACAAGCTTCTGGCGATCTGCTCGACGCACCTTATCTTTCTCGCACCCGATTGCGCCTCGAAGTTCCGAGACGACATCGCGCTCGGAACGGAGGAGTATAGCCTGCTCTCACACGGCGTGAACACCGACGTATCGCCCGACGTGTCGCAGGCGCAAGCCAAGCGACGGTTCGGCTACGACCAAGACGAGACGGTCATCGCCATCCCCGGATTCATCCGACCACCGAAGGGCCACGATATATTCATCGAGGTCGCGTCGAGACTCCCCGAATACGAGTTCATGATCGCAGGCGGTGCACGACCGAAGGGCGAGGACTTCGAGTTTGCGGAACAGATCAGATCGGAGGCACCGGACAACGTGACCGTCACGGGCGTCCTCGACGACCGCGACTACTGGACTGCCCTCAAAGCGCCCGACCTTGCCGTGCTTCCGTACCGCGTCGTGACACAGAGCGGGACGTTCAACGCGTGTGCGACGCAGGAACTTCCGGTCCTCGCCAGCGACGCCAGGTACTTCGAACGCATCCAGGGGACGTGGGGAACGCCGGAGACCACTGATATCTCCGACGTCGACGAGGTGGTCGAGCGCGTCCGGCAACTTCTCGAAGGTGGGAGCCGCCGAACGGGACTCGCCGAGAGCATCGCCCAGTACAAACAGGCCAACAGTTTCGAGCAGGTCGGCACCGACCACCGACGGATTTACCACCGCATACAACACGGCACAGACGGTGAACCTCATCGGTCCGTCGATTCGAATCAGTTCGCCGGGTCGTCCTGA
- a CDS encoding Lrp/AsnC family transcriptional regulator has product MNDDPLNNLDRRILHLLQIDARGASDTDIANETDVTGTTIHNRIKGLEDQGIITGYHPEIDYEKAGYPMQVLFICSTDLSNRSEMAEKALEVRGVVNVRQMLSGEENLHVEVVAESTSEIEESTDQLDSLGLRIVSSNILAEEHIQPWNHFHQEFAGEDADTPDEIGSTDE; this is encoded by the coding sequence ATGAACGATGACCCGCTCAACAACCTCGACCGGCGCATCCTGCACCTGTTGCAGATAGACGCCCGCGGGGCCTCCGATACGGATATCGCCAACGAGACGGACGTCACTGGCACGACCATCCATAACCGCATCAAGGGGCTGGAGGACCAGGGCATCATCACCGGCTACCATCCGGAAATCGACTACGAGAAGGCGGGCTATCCGATGCAGGTCCTGTTCATCTGCTCGACCGACCTCTCCAACCGGTCGGAGATGGCGGAGAAAGCCCTTGAAGTTCGGGGTGTCGTCAACGTCCGGCAGATGCTGTCCGGCGAGGAGAACCTCCACGTCGAGGTCGTCGCCGAATCAACCTCCGAGATCGAAGAGAGTACGGACCAGTTGGACAGCCTCGGCCTGCGAATCGTGAGTAGCAACATTCTGGCGGAAGAACACATCCAGCCGTGGAATCACTTCCATCAGGAGTTCGCCGGCGAGGACGCCGATACGCCCGATGAGATCGGTTCGACAGACGAATAG
- a CDS encoding helix-turn-helix domain-containing protein, whose product MASSNTAELGETFGVLAHPYRRYVLYYLRKHSGAVAIDTLTAMLTNELDGPSATAGTETPEHIEVALHHTHLPKLADAGLITAVQDGQSIELVGMNGHAQFIDDSARIDGYALPAAGD is encoded by the coding sequence GTGGCATCATCGAACACCGCAGAACTGGGCGAGACATTCGGCGTGTTGGCGCATCCCTACCGTCGCTACGTGTTGTACTACCTGCGAAAACACTCCGGGGCGGTCGCCATCGATACCCTCACAGCGATGCTGACCAACGAACTGGACGGTCCATCCGCGACGGCCGGGACGGAGACGCCCGAACACATCGAGGTCGCCCTTCATCACACGCACCTCCCGAAACTCGCTGATGCCGGCCTCATCACGGCTGTACAGGATGGGCAATCGATCGAACTCGTCGGGATGAATGGCCACGCCCAGTTCATCGACGATTCGGCTCGTATCGACGGCTATGCACTGCCCGCCGCGGGCGATTGA
- a CDS encoding HalOD1 output domain-containing protein has product MTEAHDHEIVRRELNTDREEPAVAIAEVVAELEGKPADELTSTYDCIDGMISELYSNPPSPEAQMTVEFTYSGYRITVEQSGTAEFVRVS; this is encoded by the coding sequence ATGACAGAAGCCCACGACCACGAGATCGTTCGCCGAGAACTGAACACTGACAGAGAGGAGCCGGCTGTTGCGATAGCGGAAGTTGTCGCTGAGCTCGAAGGAAAGCCAGCGGACGAGTTGACATCGACCTACGACTGCATCGATGGGATGATATCGGAGTTGTATTCGAACCCGCCGTCACCAGAGGCACAGATGACGGTCGAATTCACGTACAGCGGCTACCGCATCACCGTCGAGCAGAGCGGCACCGCGGAGTTCGTCCGTGTGTCGTAA
- a CDS encoding GNAT family N-acetyltransferase codes for MEVRPAESDDRDRIRAITRDSLQSSYSLSPQQIESILEQEFDDASLDDLLDDPDTTVLVVDETIDGTEAVYGFITVEVGTRATIRWLHVDPEARGRGIATALLGRVREEFVEKPIAASVLEDAVEGGEFLKGFGLKETDHDQILLGGEEFGVTMFAEGQGSETLTEPAVPIPESVTVDGVSRPVDRDDSVPGREAPFFTVYAAEGEQDAYGYFCSQCGSTNVSADGQDRLECGDCGNSHLADEWDDAYL; via the coding sequence ATGGAAGTTCGCCCTGCGGAGTCGGACGACCGGGACCGTATCAGAGCGATCACACGCGACTCTCTGCAATCGTCGTACTCGCTCAGCCCACAGCAGATCGAGTCGATACTCGAGCAGGAGTTCGACGACGCGTCGCTGGACGACCTGCTCGACGATCCCGATACGACGGTGCTCGTCGTCGACGAGACGATCGACGGCACGGAGGCTGTCTACGGGTTCATCACCGTCGAGGTCGGAACACGAGCGACGATCCGGTGGCTCCACGTGGACCCGGAGGCGCGGGGCAGGGGCATCGCCACGGCGCTGCTCGGTCGCGTTCGCGAAGAGTTCGTCGAGAAGCCGATCGCGGCGTCTGTCCTCGAGGATGCCGTCGAGGGCGGCGAGTTCCTCAAGGGGTTCGGCCTCAAGGAGACCGACCACGACCAGATACTGCTCGGTGGGGAGGAGTTCGGTGTCACCATGTTCGCCGAGGGACAGGGGTCGGAGACGTTGACCGAACCCGCCGTCCCGATCCCCGAGTCAGTCACCGTCGACGGAGTTTCCCGGCCCGTCGACCGTGACGATAGCGTTCCCGGTAGGGAGGCCCCGTTCTTCACGGTGTACGCTGCGGAGGGTGAGCAGGACGCGTACGGGTACTTCTGTTCACAGTGCGGCAGTACGAACGTCTCCGCCGACGGACAGGACAGGCTCGAGTGTGGGGACTGTGGCAACTCACACCTGGCCGACGAGTGGGACGACGCGTATCTTTGA
- a CDS encoding DUF1328 domain-containing protein translates to MLPSPSVLDSAVSVQPVPLQFGGGFIELAILFLILAVVAAVLGARGVAGLSMDIAKWLVIIFVILAIVTFIL, encoded by the coding sequence ATGTTACCATCACCCAGTGTTCTGGATAGTGCCGTCTCGGTCCAGCCGGTGCCGTTGCAGTTCGGTGGAGGATTCATCGAGCTTGCAATCCTCTTTTTGATACTCGCGGTCGTCGCAGCGGTGCTCGGTGCCCGGGGAGTCGCCGGGCTCAGTATGGATATCGCAAAATGGCTCGTCATCATCTTCGTCATCCTCGCCATCGTCACGTTCATTCTGTAG
- a CDS encoding DUF2270 domain-containing protein, with the protein MADEKPDDSELAEEAKLGREIADHSTEMISILGDAYRGELDRETTWRSRLDQTTTWGVTVVAAILTWAFSSPDNPHYIILVGILALSFFLFIEARRYRDYDVFRSRVRLFQQNLLADALDPSEGVEHEDWRSKLSRDYRTPTLKVSILEATANRLRRMYLPLLTVLLVAWLFRITAFAPNESPLTTASIAVVPGVIVVVAIALYYIAALVIVLWARERHAKGEFREGDPEAWKEAEKDDG; encoded by the coding sequence ATGGCCGATGAAAAGCCAGACGACTCGGAACTGGCAGAGGAAGCCAAACTTGGCCGGGAGATCGCCGATCATAGCACGGAGATGATCTCGATACTGGGTGATGCCTATCGCGGAGAGTTGGACCGGGAGACGACATGGCGATCACGCCTCGACCAGACGACGACGTGGGGGGTCACGGTCGTGGCTGCGATTCTCACGTGGGCGTTTTCCAGTCCAGATAATCCACATTATATCATCCTCGTCGGTATTCTAGCGCTCTCATTCTTCCTGTTTATCGAAGCACGGCGGTACCGTGACTACGATGTCTTTCGCTCACGAGTGCGTCTCTTCCAGCAGAACTTGCTTGCGGACGCACTTGATCCGTCGGAGGGGGTCGAACACGAGGATTGGCGGAGCAAACTCAGTCGAGATTACCGGACTCCGACGCTGAAAGTATCGATATTGGAAGCCACAGCGAACCGGCTTCGGCGAATGTACCTCCCGTTGCTGACTGTGTTACTCGTCGCGTGGCTGTTCCGAATCACGGCGTTCGCGCCGAACGAGAGCCCACTGACGACTGCCAGCATTGCCGTCGTCCCTGGCGTTATCGTCGTCGTCGCCATTGCTCTCTATTACATAGCTGCCCTCGTGATCGTACTCTGGGCCCGGGAACGGCATGCGAAAGGAGAGTTTCGTGAAGGCGATCCAGAGGCGTGGAAAGAGGCGGAGAAAGACGATGGCTGA
- a CDS encoding diacylglycerol/lipid kinase family protein produces the protein MADNGEPAPDEQDSPAPPHSDGNDQWVILNPTSGTADHVDEVRRHADERNYTIQETTHEEHAVQLAQDAAANDVERLAVAGGDGTLHEVVRGLVEVSALGAVTLGVIPTGTENIFATTIGVAGIEEGFDLLDHGERRRIDVGFAGEEPFLVSCIAGFPAEVSVAASSDLKERFGSLAFVVASLQELTEFDELHIELTAISDDEETTWSGEALCVLVGNVLRFVNRGGQANVEDGLFDVVLIEQMPASDILAEATAQRVFGRDTEHVLHVQANQLEIRGLGSDPITFSLDGELNTHDELVLYTEPRSLTVCVGSTYEYTHPE, from the coding sequence ATGGCTGACAACGGGGAGCCAGCACCTGACGAACAGGACAGCCCCGCCCCGCCCCATTCAGACGGGAACGACCAGTGGGTCATCCTGAACCCGACGAGTGGAACGGCAGACCACGTCGACGAGGTTCGCCGGCACGCGGATGAACGGAACTACACGATCCAGGAGACGACGCACGAGGAACACGCGGTGCAGCTCGCACAGGACGCTGCCGCGAACGACGTCGAACGACTGGCTGTTGCGGGTGGCGACGGGACGCTCCACGAGGTCGTCCGTGGGCTCGTAGAGGTGTCTGCTCTCGGGGCGGTGACCCTCGGTGTGATTCCGACGGGAACGGAGAACATCTTTGCAACCACCATCGGGGTCGCAGGCATCGAAGAAGGGTTCGACCTGCTCGACCACGGTGAGCGACGACGAATCGATGTCGGGTTCGCCGGAGAGGAACCGTTCCTCGTGTCGTGTATCGCTGGGTTCCCTGCCGAGGTCAGCGTGGCGGCGTCGAGCGACCTGAAAGAACGGTTCGGCTCGCTGGCGTTCGTCGTCGCCAGTCTACAGGAACTCACGGAGTTCGATGAACTCCATATCGAGCTCACTGCGATCTCGGACGACGAGGAGACGACGTGGTCGGGAGAGGCGCTGTGTGTGCTCGTCGGGAACGTCCTGCGATTCGTCAATCGTGGTGGGCAGGCCAACGTCGAAGACGGGCTGTTCGACGTCGTCCTCATCGAGCAGATGCCTGCGAGTGACATCCTGGCTGAAGCGACCGCACAGCGAGTATTTGGTCGTGATACCGAACACGTGCTCCACGTTCAGGCGAACCAACTGGAGATTCGGGGGCTCGGCAGCGATCCCATCACGTTCAGTCTCGATGGTGAGCTAAACACCCATGACGAGCTCGTGTTGTATACGGAACCGCGGTCGCTCACTGTCTGCGTGGGGTCGACGTACGAGTACACACACCCAGAGTAG
- a CDS encoding pyridoxal phosphate-dependent decarboxylase family protein — MNRSNSPETGFIDPSGANAEAIRHLAEDVLDQLLGQLGAAEDRSPLPDESAVPAGTIPESPRSQTDLLGDLETIVAGSMNPAHPGYIGHMDTMPTTVSVLGDLVASAINNNMLSVEMSPVLSELEVQLTETIASEFGLGPDAGGVLASGGSLANLHALSVARNHAFDVQGGGLTGLAREPVLFTSEVAHTSLQKAAMVLGLGTDAVVAVETDADSRMKPSALNHAVEQAERDGHVPFCVVATAGTTTTGNIDPLPAVSEIADEHDLWLHVDAAYGGALVFSGAERGRLDGIEAADSVTFNPQKWCYVAKTCAMALFADTDVLQEKFRIGAPYMRGDDAIPNLGELGVQGTRRAEVLKLWLTFQHLGRDGLGQLIDESYRLTAAVRDHVADHDTLELASEPEMNLVCFRAAPDWCPPDERDALNGRLQRYLLSEQEIFVSLPTYRDARWLRVVLLNPFTDEATLDRLFDGVDVFLDADGP, encoded by the coding sequence ATGAATCGTTCCAACTCGCCCGAAACGGGGTTCATCGACCCGAGTGGGGCAAACGCCGAAGCCATCCGACACCTCGCCGAGGACGTGCTCGATCAGCTCCTCGGACAGCTCGGGGCGGCGGAAGACCGGTCGCCGCTACCAGACGAGTCGGCCGTCCCTGCGGGGACGATTCCGGAATCTCCACGGTCCCAGACCGACCTTCTCGGCGACCTCGAGACGATCGTTGCGGGATCGATGAATCCCGCTCACCCGGGGTACATCGGCCATATGGATACGATGCCGACGACGGTGTCGGTGCTGGGTGACCTCGTCGCATCGGCGATCAACAACAACATGCTGAGCGTGGAGATGTCGCCGGTTCTCTCGGAACTCGAGGTCCAGTTGACCGAGACCATCGCCAGCGAGTTCGGCCTCGGGCCCGACGCTGGCGGAGTCCTCGCGAGTGGCGGTTCGCTCGCGAACCTGCACGCCCTGTCAGTCGCCCGGAACCACGCCTTCGATGTGCAGGGGGGTGGGCTCACCGGACTGGCTCGCGAGCCGGTGCTGTTCACGTCCGAGGTGGCACACACCTCCCTGCAGAAAGCCGCGATGGTGCTGGGGCTCGGGACCGACGCGGTCGTCGCGGTCGAGACCGACGCGGACTCTCGGATGAAGCCGAGCGCGCTGAATCACGCGGTCGAGCAGGCCGAGCGAGACGGTCACGTGCCCTTCTGCGTCGTCGCGACCGCCGGCACGACCACGACCGGGAACATCGACCCTCTCCCGGCGGTCAGCGAGATCGCTGATGAACACGATCTGTGGCTCCACGTCGACGCGGCCTACGGCGGTGCCCTCGTCTTCTCCGGGGCTGAGCGTGGCCGCCTCGACGGGATCGAAGCCGCCGACTCGGTGACGTTCAACCCCCAGAAGTGGTGTTACGTCGCCAAGACGTGCGCGATGGCCCTGTTCGCCGACACCGACGTCCTGCAGGAGAAGTTCCGAATCGGGGCTCCGTACATGCGGGGCGACGATGCGATTCCGAACCTCGGCGAGCTGGGCGTCCAGGGAACCCGGCGGGCGGAGGTGCTAAAACTCTGGCTTACCTTCCAGCATCTCGGCCGTGACGGACTCGGACAGTTGATCGACGAGAGCTACCGCCTGACGGCCGCGGTCCGAGACCACGTCGCCGACCACGACACGCTGGAGCTGGCCAGCGAGCCTGAGATGAACCTGGTCTGTTTCCGTGCCGCGCCCGATTGGTGTCCACCGGACGAACGGGACGCCCTGAACGGGCGGCTCCAGCGGTATCTGCTCTCCGAGCAGGAGATCTTCGTCTCGCTCCCGACCTATCGGGACGCCCGGTGGCTCCGGGTCGTCCTGTTGAATCCATTCACCGACGAGGCGACGCTCGACCGACTGTTCGATGGGGTCGACGTGTTTCTGGACGCGGACGGACCGTAG
- a CDS encoding transcription initiation factor IIB, translated as MARLNRQEETEKTHTESDTKEHTKESEEESCPECESESLVTSGEGDELVCDDCGLVIEEDIIDRGPEWRAFNHGERESKSRVGAPTTQTMHDKGLTTQIDWKDKDAYGRSLSSEKRSQMHRLRKWQERIRTKDAGERNLQFALSETDRMASALGVPRSVREVASVIYRRALNEDLIRGRSIEGVATSCLYAACRQEGIPRSLEEVSEVSRVEQKEIGRTYRYISQELGLRMEPVDPKEYVPRFCSELGVSEEVEMKAKEIIDVTAEQGLLSGKSPTGFAAAAIYAASLLCNEKQTQREVASVAQVTEVTIRNRYQEQIEAMGIQ; from the coding sequence ATGGCTCGTCTGAACCGGCAGGAGGAGACGGAGAAGACCCATACCGAATCGGACACGAAAGAGCACACGAAAGAATCGGAGGAGGAGTCCTGTCCGGAATGCGAGTCGGAGAGTCTTGTCACCAGCGGGGAAGGTGATGAACTCGTCTGTGATGACTGTGGGCTGGTTATCGAGGAGGACATAATCGACCGCGGCCCCGAGTGGCGCGCGTTCAACCACGGTGAGCGTGAGAGCAAGAGTCGGGTCGGTGCGCCGACGACCCAGACGATGCACGACAAGGGGCTGACGACCCAGATCGACTGGAAGGACAAGGACGCCTATGGCCGGTCGCTCTCCTCGGAGAAGCGGAGTCAGATGCACCGGCTTCGGAAGTGGCAGGAACGCATCCGGACGAAAGATGCGGGGGAACGAAACCTCCAGTTCGCGCTCAGTGAGACCGACCGGATGGCCTCTGCACTCGGCGTCCCTCGGTCAGTTCGGGAGGTCGCGTCGGTGATCTATCGGCGGGCACTGAACGAGGACCTGATACGTGGACGGTCGATCGAGGGGGTGGCGACGAGCTGTCTCTACGCCGCCTGCCGTCAGGAGGGGATTCCGCGGAGCCTCGAGGAGGTGTCGGAGGTCTCCCGGGTCGAGCAGAAAGAGATCGGGCGCACGTATCGGTACATCTCGCAGGAACTCGGCCTCAGGATGGAGCCGGTCGACCCGAAGGAGTACGTCCCCCGGTTCTGCTCCGAACTCGGGGTGAGCGAGGAGGTAGAGATGAAGGCGAAGGAGATAATCGACGTGACGGCCGAGCAGGGGCTCCTCTCGGGGAAGTCACCGACAGGGTTCGCGGCGGCTGCAATCTATGCCGCGTCCCTCCTCTGTAACGAGAAGCAGACACAACGCGAGGTGGCTTCCGTGGCGCAGGTGACAGAGGTCACGATCCGGAATCGGTATCAGGAGCAGATCGAAGCGATGGGCATCCAGTGA
- a CDS encoding SDR family NAD(P)-dependent oxidoreductase has protein sequence MHLCEVALFARTEEFIEELAADLPRPGEGLAVQTDLTSVEQVRDGFETVRETFGSVDVLVNHASAASWTGLMDSSVEEFERAWAVNGRGAFVCSQEAVDDMLDSGGGTVIFTGATSAVRSLGGTIGFTAAKFAARGMAMDMAQEFGPDGIHVAHVVIDGQIESPAARERSPDRDGDTFLDPDRLAETYWHLVEQDNVDTQPFEVHVTNGPQNTEFI, from the coding sequence TTGCATCTCTGTGAAGTGGCCCTGTTCGCCCGAACGGAGGAGTTCATCGAGGAGTTGGCTGCCGATCTCCCCCGACCGGGCGAGGGTCTCGCGGTCCAGACCGACCTCACCAGCGTCGAGCAGGTCAGAGACGGGTTCGAGACGGTCAGGGAGACGTTCGGCTCGGTCGACGTGCTGGTCAACCACGCGAGTGCCGCGTCGTGGACGGGACTGATGGATTCCAGCGTCGAGGAGTTCGAACGGGCCTGGGCGGTCAACGGGCGAGGCGCGTTCGTGTGCTCTCAGGAGGCCGTCGACGACATGCTCGATAGTGGTGGGGGGACCGTCATCTTCACCGGAGCGACCTCTGCGGTCAGGAGTCTGGGCGGGACCATCGGATTCACCGCTGCGAAGTTCGCCGCTCGTGGGATGGCGATGGACATGGCTCAGGAGTTCGGACCGGACGGGATACACGTGGCGCACGTGGTCATCGACGGCCAGATTGAGAGCCCAGCTGCACGGGAGCGATCCCCGGACCGCGACGGCGACACGTTCCTCGACCCCGACCGGCTGGCGGAGACCTACTGGCACCTCGTCGAACAGGACAACGTCGACACGCAGCCGTTCGAAGTACACGTGACGAACGGGCCCCAGAACACCGAATTCATCTAG